A genomic region of Candidatus Delongbacteria bacterium contains the following coding sequences:
- a CDS encoding tyrosine-type recombinase/integrase, producing MRTRIPAYAEHLKARQLAAGTLMPYLAELERLARFLEAEGLSLETLTLPQLTRYLAREGRASGTTRRALTILHQFLNWAKHPLATELGAIRLPRAHTPSPDYLSEAEEKALRKTLKARTDLKCQARDRALFCLMLDTGIRVSEAAGLTAGAVELLEKLIRLVTKGGKHRPRFLPMETRDLLKPLVAGLAPTAPVFQTSSGKGICPRHIRRLLDAWALRAGIERSIHPHALRHTFATSLLKKSGNLRLVQLALDHESPKTTAIYAHVADEELRAAIEGRRA from the coding sequence ATGCGCACCCGAATCCCCGCCTACGCCGAGCATCTGAAGGCCCGGCAACTCGCCGCCGGCACGCTCATGCCCTACCTGGCCGAGCTGGAGCGCCTGGCCCGCTTCCTGGAGGCGGAGGGACTGAGCTTGGAGACGCTTACGCTTCCGCAGCTGACACGGTATCTCGCCCGAGAGGGAAGGGCAAGCGGGACGACGCGCCGGGCCCTGACCATCCTGCACCAGTTCCTCAACTGGGCGAAGCATCCGCTGGCCACCGAGCTGGGCGCCATCCGTCTGCCACGTGCTCACACGCCCTCGCCCGACTACCTGAGCGAGGCCGAGGAAAAGGCCCTGAGGAAGACCCTGAAGGCCCGCACGGACCTGAAGTGCCAAGCCCGGGACCGGGCTCTCTTCTGCCTGATGCTGGACACGGGGATTCGCGTCTCCGAGGCGGCCGGGCTGACCGCCGGCGCCGTGGAGCTACTCGAGAAGCTGATCCGGCTGGTCACGAAGGGCGGCAAGCATCGGCCGCGCTTCTTGCCCATGGAGACGCGGGACCTCTTGAAGCCGCTGGTGGCTGGGCTCGCCCCCACCGCGCCGGTCTTCCAGACCAGCAGCGGGAAGGGCATCTGCCCGCGCCACATCCGCCGGCTCCTGGACGCCTGGGCCTTGCGAGCCGGGATTGAACGCTCGATCCATCCGCACGCCCTGCGGCACACCTTCGCCACCAGCCTGTTGAAAAAGTCAGGCAACCTGCGATTGGTGCAGCTGGCCCTGGACCACGAAAGCCCCAAGACCACGGCTATCTACGCCCACGTGGCCGACGAGGAGCTTAGGGCCGCCATTGAGGGCAGGCGGGCCTGA
- a CDS encoding PD-(D/E)XK motif protein: MGEISIERWEHLRSRLEAPGLIVEPVNPQVYGCLIGADDEGRIHLLIALDEDPGELPQDLQGISVRVIEVDRTYLDVSARSHYEPIFTPLANQVFKALVIQGRKPIDAVTNVIGDFRGALKPIAPELGISQQIGLFGELWVLWRIMLPTLGARACNLWSGPLRERHDFVGDSAHLEVKTTVGSDDRHDISRIDQLRAPMDKRLLFASIKLERSIDGEETIATKIDEVIGALGQDGKMIEVFESKVGKVGWHDGLRQSGSLFRFNLRDCLIFDVVGTFPRLPDDYIPPRGIVGIKYTIDVSSRSALSEEEAKSIVKGM, encoded by the coding sequence ATGGGTGAGATTTCGATAGAACGATGGGAACATCTGCGATCTCGACTTGAAGCACCTGGTTTGATTGTAGAGCCTGTGAATCCTCAGGTATACGGGTGCTTGATTGGGGCTGACGACGAGGGGCGCATACATCTGCTCATTGCGCTGGATGAGGATCCGGGTGAGCTTCCGCAGGACCTTCAAGGGATCAGCGTTCGTGTCATCGAGGTGGACCGCACCTATTTGGATGTTTCGGCTCGAAGCCATTACGAGCCAATTTTCACTCCGCTGGCAAACCAAGTTTTCAAAGCGTTGGTGATACAAGGACGGAAGCCCATTGATGCAGTAACCAATGTCATAGGTGATTTCAGAGGGGCATTAAAGCCTATCGCACCAGAACTGGGAATCAGCCAGCAGATTGGATTGTTCGGTGAACTATGGGTCCTGTGGCGAATCATGTTGCCGACTCTTGGCGCACGGGCATGCAATCTTTGGAGTGGGCCACTCCGTGAAAGACATGATTTTGTAGGGGATTCCGCCCACCTTGAAGTAAAAACCACGGTCGGCTCAGACGACAGACACGATATTTCGCGTATAGACCAACTTCGCGCACCGATGGACAAGCGACTCCTTTTCGCAAGCATCAAGTTGGAACGCTCCATTGATGGCGAAGAAACAATTGCGACGAAGATTGATGAGGTGATTGGTGCCTTGGGGCAAGACGGCAAGATGATAGAGGTTTTTGAGTCCAAAGTAGGCAAGGTGGGTTGGCACGACGGTTTGCGACAATCTGGATCGCTTTTCAGATTCAACCTACGGGATTGCTTGATTTTCGATGTTGTTGGCACCTTCCCACGCCTGCCGGACGACTATATACCCCCGCGCGGGATTGTTGGTATTAAATACACGATTGATGTTTCGTCACGGTCCGCACTTAGCGAAGAAGAAGCAAAATCGATTGTAAAAGGCATGTAG
- a CDS encoding Z1 domain-containing protein codes for MYQCRGLVVGYVQSGKTANFTAVAARAADVGYRLIIVLSGIHDSLRNQTQKRLNRELVRVGVDWTSLTTEESDFQIPEFANGFATAGTVLVVMKKTVPILNRLNDWIKCLDGQLGDVPVLLIDDEADLASINTKGNRRDPSVYDDNGENSDPSLTNSLIRDTLRRIPRATYIAYTATPFANILIDPNAVDQEVGEDLFPKDFVIQLPRPDGYTGTEELFGATSPGRHVLRSVTEEDVRALKTKRRKKRTPYVVEEAQGLPQSLCDALLVFTVAGAIRNLRGQAGQPHTMLVHASHLQKDQIRIGSSIDHQIKAWRDHEKVVPGYLRGLLRSTLDDLGVVDLPADQDAVLAESETNLARLQVIVLNSTTGEELEYDEKPERQLIAVGGNRLSRGLTLEGLTVAYFLRTTAMADSLLQMARWYGFRAGYQDLIRIWTTEGIAQWFVELALVEESLRDSITALNRAGRRPDEMAIKMRAHTKLLLTSKVKSKQLEEAARSWSCENPQTILFPLRDPLALEQNVNLTDDLLKAYPPTHEAYGGCLNHDVPAVIIADYLRKFIVHEDTIAFQSSMIADWIMERATVGELMTWTIFVANPKRGRQIHLGTSLIGLAQRSLTASESIGILTEPRHEGVDLNGGPETHRSATSYNAKAMRLDRPPDRGLLMIYALDPESLHVEVPTVIGIALSLPRTSDEGQTFVVNRGVANG; via the coding sequence GTGTACCAATGTCGCGGCCTCGTGGTGGGTTATGTCCAAAGTGGAAAGACGGCCAATTTCACGGCAGTTGCAGCGCGAGCCGCTGATGTTGGCTACCGACTAATCATTGTCCTGTCGGGAATCCACGATTCTCTGAGAAATCAAACTCAGAAGCGATTAAACAGAGAGTTGGTCCGAGTCGGTGTCGATTGGACATCTCTTACAACGGAAGAAAGTGATTTCCAGATTCCGGAATTCGCCAACGGTTTTGCAACTGCTGGAACGGTCTTGGTAGTAATGAAAAAAACTGTTCCAATTCTAAATCGGCTGAACGATTGGATCAAGTGCCTAGACGGACAATTGGGCGACGTGCCGGTGCTGCTGATTGATGACGAAGCGGATTTGGCGTCGATCAATACAAAGGGCAATCGACGTGATCCCAGCGTTTACGATGATAATGGTGAGAATTCTGATCCATCACTCACAAACTCTCTCATCCGCGACACATTGCGCCGTATCCCCCGCGCAACATACATCGCGTATACTGCAACACCGTTTGCAAACATCCTGATCGATCCTAATGCCGTCGATCAGGAAGTAGGTGAGGATTTGTTTCCCAAGGACTTTGTCATCCAGCTGCCTCGACCAGATGGTTACACAGGCACGGAGGAACTCTTTGGAGCAACAAGTCCAGGGCGACACGTGCTACGATCTGTGACCGAAGAGGATGTCCGCGCTTTGAAGACCAAGCGGCGAAAGAAGCGGACGCCTTATGTCGTGGAGGAAGCACAAGGGCTTCCTCAATCGCTTTGTGATGCGCTGTTAGTGTTCACGGTAGCAGGCGCTATAAGAAACTTGCGAGGCCAAGCAGGGCAACCCCACACCATGCTGGTTCACGCCTCTCATTTACAGAAGGACCAGATTCGCATAGGCAGTTCAATTGATCATCAAATCAAAGCTTGGCGAGATCACGAGAAGGTAGTTCCAGGGTACTTGAGGGGATTGCTCCGCTCCACACTCGACGATCTTGGCGTTGTGGACCTCCCTGCTGATCAAGACGCAGTGTTGGCCGAGTCCGAGACCAATCTGGCTCGACTGCAGGTCATCGTTTTGAACAGCACGACCGGCGAAGAATTGGAATACGATGAGAAGCCCGAGCGCCAACTGATTGCAGTCGGCGGCAATCGCCTTTCACGTGGATTGACGCTGGAAGGGTTGACGGTCGCATACTTTCTGCGCACCACGGCCATGGCGGATTCCCTGTTGCAGATGGCTCGCTGGTATGGCTTCCGCGCGGGCTACCAGGACCTGATTCGAATTTGGACCACCGAAGGTATTGCTCAGTGGTTCGTGGAGCTGGCGCTTGTGGAGGAATCCTTGAGGGATTCAATCACGGCCTTGAACCGTGCAGGTCGCCGACCGGACGAGATGGCAATCAAAATGCGAGCACACACGAAACTCTTGCTTACAAGCAAAGTGAAAAGCAAACAGTTGGAAGAGGCTGCCCGTTCATGGTCTTGTGAGAATCCCCAGACCATTCTGTTTCCATTGCGAGATCCATTGGCTTTGGAGCAGAACGTCAATCTGACAGATGACCTCTTGAAGGCTTATCCGCCGACTCATGAAGCCTATGGCGGCTGTCTGAATCACGACGTACCTGCAGTGATCATTGCCGACTATTTGAGAAAGTTCATTGTTCACGAAGACACAATTGCATTTCAGAGTTCCATGATCGCCGACTGGATCATGGAAAGGGCGACGGTCGGCGAACTCATGACATGGACCATCTTTGTGGCGAATCCTAAACGTGGCCGACAGATTCACCTGGGAACGAGTTTGATTGGGCTGGCCCAGCGCTCGCTGACCGCGTCGGAATCCATCGGGATATTGACTGAGCCACGCCATGAGGGTGTCGATTTAAATGGCGGACCGGAAACGCATCGGAGTGCCACTTCATACAACGCCAAGGCAATGCGCCTGGATCGTCCACCTGACCGCGGACTCTTGATGATCTACGCCCTGGATCCTGAATCACTCCACGTTGAAGTCCCAACCGTCATTGGCATTGCTCTGTCGCTTCCAAGGACCAGCGACGAAGGGCAGACCTTTGTGGTCAATCGCGGAGTGGCAAATGGGTGA
- a CDS encoding ATP-binding protein codes for MIFTILRQLTHSELGMFHEYRRLGNEISKQRAVNFDWDVVDRVFPSAKDTDRIFINCRCMDDESTVVEREQWLKRQDKNWRLEGWCPKNKYFGFVKPGVLFAMIVDSSHTPATASWMVIPMDHPASDAIVSHGESARLNQSGMIALYGEEGRFTRGILGKHFPNLFTRIETMNSTTTDVNGMEPDPVDLFDILARAGHQLPSAVADLIDNSISAGASEINITFPNPNQGGRWMCIHDNGCGMTSEQLSVAMRIKKRGQYEGSDLGKYGYGLKGASWSQADCLTVVTKALGGSLVHMTWDRDHLVKTRKWDVLTTPVEQKFSEVTLIQENGTAVLLTKMRPPIEMPIAKGIDPYSFELTKIREHLELVFHRYLEGMICGREKLEIKLNGNPLVPNNPMGHPLTKAYDPKTIKLNEKTPENTANISVRCFITPNEVEFQTYHASESAEAFRDARDRISLYGRWNETQGLFFYRLDRLIKWGGWEGIFAVDEKTKLLRVSVDFDRKSDDLLKVDISKQIIQLPVSVSEHIRDIVKEPRAEARTRYAKSKKLSVKAEPTENPKDGSTSEPINQPGKPEEGLSPKSPKKTKPSKAEKSAIRLVETGDQPWERKSGFTGEQVEVTPMIPALVELVRLIDDDNTAKFALSQFLLVLEQAGVMKLLNDHV; via the coding sequence ATGATATTTACCATTCTCAGGCAACTCACGCATTCTGAGCTTGGAATGTTCCATGAGTATCGTAGGCTTGGCAATGAGATATCAAAGCAGCGCGCGGTCAATTTTGATTGGGACGTAGTGGATCGAGTATTTCCGTCAGCAAAGGATACCGATAGAATCTTCATCAACTGCCGTTGTATGGATGATGAATCAACGGTAGTTGAGCGAGAACAATGGCTTAAGCGACAAGACAAGAACTGGCGATTGGAAGGTTGGTGCCCCAAAAATAAGTATTTCGGATTCGTTAAACCAGGTGTTCTGTTTGCCATGATTGTGGATTCATCCCATACGCCTGCGACCGCCTCGTGGATGGTCATACCGATGGATCATCCAGCTAGCGATGCAATCGTATCACACGGTGAGAGCGCGAGATTGAATCAATCAGGAATGATCGCCCTTTACGGGGAAGAAGGAAGATTCACGCGAGGGATTCTTGGCAAGCATTTTCCAAACCTATTCACAAGGATTGAAACAATGAACTCAACCACAACTGATGTGAATGGCATGGAACCTGATCCTGTTGACCTGTTTGATATTCTTGCCCGTGCGGGTCATCAACTCCCTAGTGCCGTGGCGGACTTGATTGACAACAGCATTTCTGCAGGTGCATCAGAGATCAACATCACGTTTCCGAATCCCAATCAGGGCGGACGCTGGATGTGTATCCATGACAATGGATGTGGCATGACCTCTGAACAGTTGTCCGTTGCAATGCGTATTAAAAAGCGTGGACAATATGAAGGGAGCGATCTTGGTAAATATGGATACGGACTAAAAGGGGCGTCCTGGTCGCAGGCAGATTGCTTGACTGTTGTTACAAAAGCCCTTGGCGGCAGTTTGGTCCACATGACGTGGGATAGAGACCACCTTGTAAAAACTCGTAAATGGGATGTTCTAACGACGCCGGTTGAGCAGAAATTCAGTGAAGTTACATTGATTCAGGAAAATGGTACCGCTGTATTATTGACCAAAATGCGACCTCCTATTGAGATGCCTATAGCAAAAGGTATAGATCCTTATTCATTTGAATTGACCAAAATTCGTGAGCATCTGGAACTGGTTTTTCATAGATATTTGGAAGGTATGATTTGTGGACGAGAAAAATTAGAGATAAAACTCAATGGAAATCCGCTAGTTCCGAACAATCCTATGGGGCATCCACTGACAAAGGCTTATGACCCAAAGACAATTAAATTGAATGAGAAAACGCCGGAGAATACAGCCAACATTAGTGTCAGGTGCTTCATAACGCCTAACGAAGTCGAATTCCAGACATACCACGCATCGGAGAGTGCCGAGGCCTTTCGTGATGCGCGGGATCGGATCTCACTTTATGGACGTTGGAACGAGACTCAGGGGCTGTTTTTCTACCGCTTGGATCGTCTCATCAAATGGGGCGGCTGGGAAGGAATTTTCGCTGTAGATGAGAAGACAAAGCTGCTGCGTGTTTCTGTGGATTTTGATCGGAAATCTGACGACTTGCTTAAGGTCGACATCTCCAAGCAAATCATACAACTCCCAGTGAGTGTTAGTGAGCACATTCGGGACATCGTCAAGGAACCGCGCGCAGAGGCGCGAACACGTTACGCAAAGTCAAAAAAGCTAAGTGTCAAGGCAGAACCAACCGAGAACCCCAAAGATGGCAGCACTTCAGAACCGATTAATCAGCCTGGTAAGCCTGAGGAAGGGTTGTCACCCAAATCTCCCAAGAAGACAAAGCCTTCCAAAGCAGAGAAGTCGGCAATTAGGCTAGTAGAGACCGGCGATCAACCTTGGGAGCGCAAATCTGGATTCACTGGAGAGCAAGTTGAAGTCACGCCCATGATCCCTGCACTTGTCGAGCTCGTACGTTTGATAGATGATGATAACACTGCCAAGTTCGCGTTGTCCCAGTTCCTTCTTGTCTTGGAACAAGCGGGAGTAATGAAACTTCTCAACGACCATGTCTGA
- the dcm gene encoding DNA (cytosine-5-)-methyltransferase, with protein sequence MDLFAGCGGLSLGFLTAGFTPVASVEIDEWAAKSLGANFGSFSLGGDHPGHHISRDVTSQDPSDIFTEIGMVGPVDDQIDVLVGGPPCQAFARVGRAKLREQAHRRKEESAEYAFLVDGRVSLWERYVQYIRDTKPVALLMENVPDILNHGGNNVAELVARSLSNEGYEVTYTLLNASWYGVPQTRERMILIGFHRDTGINPAFPNPTHHVVLPQGYEGTKGTARKLVIEQGSEHHRWVENPGEDNPPAITAKEALVDLPVINALDLLNRGILKRGAKDPSLPVRYTTSKASTPYSHLMRRWNGFGTRDYTTGHVIRYLPRDYKIFAEIGQGWQYPEIFDFVERKIENWLAERTRRGLSVDGRTVEVRDYIKSWRLPYDPTKFPNKWWKLSSTKPVRTLLAHLGKDSYSHIHFDSVQARTISVREAARLQSFPDGFVFKGSMNPAFRQIGNAVPPLFAYAIAMCIRTSLGASAIVDMRTKLLGLSKSLVSNTAGKP encoded by the coding sequence ATGGACCTCTTTGCAGGTTGTGGAGGGCTTTCGCTTGGCTTTCTCACTGCAGGTTTCACTCCCGTCGCATCAGTCGAGATTGATGAGTGGGCCGCAAAATCGCTTGGTGCTAACTTTGGGTCCTTTTCTCTCGGGGGCGACCATCCTGGGCACCACATCTCGCGAGACGTGACAAGTCAGGATCCATCCGACATCTTCACCGAAATCGGGATGGTTGGCCCAGTCGATGACCAAATTGATGTTCTAGTCGGCGGCCCTCCGTGCCAAGCATTTGCAAGAGTGGGAAGGGCGAAGCTAAGGGAACAGGCTCATCGCAGAAAAGAGGAATCTGCAGAGTACGCTTTTTTGGTAGATGGGCGGGTGAGTTTGTGGGAACGGTACGTTCAGTACATTCGCGACACTAAACCAGTTGCACTATTGATGGAAAATGTTCCTGACATCCTGAATCATGGCGGTAACAATGTGGCTGAGCTGGTCGCCAGGAGTTTATCAAATGAAGGCTACGAGGTTACTTACACATTATTGAATGCATCTTGGTATGGAGTCCCACAAACGCGCGAACGAATGATTCTGATTGGCTTTCATCGAGATACTGGAATAAATCCTGCATTTCCAAACCCGACGCATCATGTGGTCCTTCCGCAAGGATACGAGGGCACGAAAGGCACCGCTCGTAAACTTGTCATCGAACAGGGATCCGAGCACCATAGATGGGTTGAGAATCCTGGCGAGGACAACCCGCCCGCCATTACGGCGAAAGAGGCTCTTGTCGATCTTCCCGTAATAAATGCACTCGATTTATTAAACCGAGGCATTCTAAAGCGTGGAGCCAAGGATCCTTCCCTTCCGGTCCGGTACACTACTTCCAAAGCAAGCACGCCATATTCACATTTGATGCGTCGGTGGAATGGATTCGGCACAAGAGATTACACTACGGGGCATGTCATACGTTATCTTCCGCGCGATTACAAAATTTTCGCGGAGATAGGACAAGGGTGGCAGTATCCAGAAATTTTTGACTTTGTCGAGAGGAAGATCGAGAACTGGTTGGCGGAGCGAACGCGGCGCGGTCTTTCGGTTGACGGACGAACTGTTGAAGTGCGTGATTACATTAAATCATGGCGACTGCCATATGATCCCACGAAATTTCCCAACAAATGGTGGAAGCTCAGTTCGACAAAACCTGTGCGAACACTGTTGGCACATCTCGGGAAGGACAGCTATTCTCACATCCATTTCGATTCGGTTCAGGCACGTACAATTTCGGTCAGGGAAGCCGCGCGACTTCAGTCCTTCCCTGACGGATTTGTTTTCAAAGGATCGATGAATCCTGCTTTCAGACAGATTGGCAATGCGGTTCCCCCGCTCTTTGCCTATGCAATTGCCATGTGCATCAGGACAAGTCTTGGTGCGTCTGCCATTGTTGATATGCGCACCAAGTTACTTGGGTTGAGCAAGTCGCTTGTTTCTAATACAGCAGGAAAGCCATGA